The Apium graveolens cultivar Ventura chromosome 11, ASM990537v1, whole genome shotgun sequence genome has a window encoding:
- the LOC141696305 gene encoding uncharacterized protein LOC141696305: MFKSPDTAEQLIWHSNQQSNDGQMQHPTDSPSWRNIDYRWPSFANDPRNLRLALGADGINPFNNGLSNRYSWWLVVLVAYNLPPWLCMKRKFIMLSILIPGPHEPVNDIDVYLESLIDDLKKLWVEGEPNVYDAYSKSYFTLKAVLMWTINDFPGYANLSGCVNKGYMSCPICGDDTISKYLSYSKKMCYQGHRRYLANHHPYRRQKLAFDGEQELRRPRPPLSGEEVLAQQEQIKFSYGKEVKKSKKVDCPWKKKSIFFELEYWKFHHVRHCLNVMHVEKNVCDNLMWTLLNIRHKSEDSEASRRDMLDMGVRADLAPQVGEKKTYLPPSAFTLSKAEKRTMLSSFLNMKLPYGYASNIKNCVSMADLKIYGLKSHDCHIILQQLLPVAIRSVLPKHVRVTIIRLCFFFNSLCNKVVDVSKLDKLQSDVILTLCELEKKFHASFFDVMIHLIVHLVWELRLCGPVCYRWMYAFERFNTVMKSYVRNRYHPEGYITESYLGEESIEFCIEFRKESCKTAGDPKDQVRLSGPLSVVKMKEVEEKERDEAHLTVLLNNSEVFPYIM; encoded by the coding sequence ATGTTTAAATCTCCTGATACCGCTGAACAGTTGATTTGGCATTCAAACCAACAGTCAAATGATGGTCAGATGCAGCATCCGACCGACTCTCCTTCATGGAGGAATATTGATTATCGGTGGCCTTCGTTTGCTAATGATCCAAGAAACCTTCGATTAGCTTTAGGAGCAGATGGTATAAACCCATTTAATAATGGCCTAAGCAATAGGTATAGCTGGTGGCTGGTAGTATTGGTAGCttataatcttcctccatggttatgcatgaagaggaagtttataaTGTTATCAATATTAATTCCTGGTCCGCACGAGCCGGTAAATGATATTGACGTATACTTAGAGTCGTTGATCGATGATTTGAAGAAGCTTTGGGTAGAAGGTGAACCAAATGTGTATGACGCTTATAGTAAATCCTATTTTACTTTAAAAGCGGTTTTGATGTGGACCATAAATGACTTTCCTGGATATGCAAATCTGTCCGGTTGTGTTAATAAGGGTTACATGAGCTGTCCCATATGTGGTGACGACACCATTTCCAAATATTTAAGTTATAGTAAAAAAATGTGTTATCAAGGCCATCGTCGTTATTTGGCTAACCATCACCCCTATAGGAGACAAAAGTTGGCTTTTGACGGCGAACAAGAGCTTCGACGACCACGTCCACCCCTTTCTGGTGAAGAAGTGTTAGCACAACAGGAACAGATTAAATTTTCTTATGGAAAGGAAGTAAAGAAGTCCAAAAAGGTTGATTGTCCGTGGAAGAAAAAGTCTATTTTTTTCGAGTTAGAATATTGGAAGTTTCACCACGTTCGTCACTGTCTCAATGTTATGCACGTCGAGAAGAATGTGTGTGATAATCTAATGTGGACACTGTTAAATATTCGGCACAAGTCAGAAGATAGCGAGGCATCTCGTCGTGATATGCTTGACATGGGTGTTAGGGCTGATTTAGCTCCacaagtaggagaaaagaaaacCTACTTGCCTCCTTCTGCTTTTACTTTATCAAAGGCTGAAAAAAGAACAATGTTGTCGTCATTCTTGAATATGAAACTTCCGTATGGATATGCATCGAACATTAAAAACTGTGTGTCCATGGCTGATTTAAAGATTTATGGGCTGAAATCCCATGACTGCCACATCATCCTCCAACAGTTGCTCCCGGTTGCAATTCGATCCGTTCTTCCGAAACATGTTAGGGTCACAATAATACGATTGTGTTTCTTTTTCAACTCCTTGTGCAACAAAGTAGTCGATGTTTCGAAACTAGATAAACTGCAGTCAGATGTGATATTGACCTTGTGTGAGCTTGAAAAAAAATTTCATGCCTcattttttgatgttatgataCATCTCATAGTCCACTTGGTTTGGGAATTGCGTTTGTGTGGACCAGTGTGCTATAGGTGGATGTATGCATTTGAACGGTTTAATACAGTGATGAAGAGTTATGTTAGAAACCGTTATCATCCGGAAGGTTATATCACCGAAAGTTATCTTGGTGAGGAATCGATAGAATTCTGCATCGAGTTTCGTAAAGAGAGTTGCAAAACAGCTGGTGATCCCAAAGACCAAGTCAGgctttctggtccattatccgtTGTGAAGATGAAGGAAGTCGAAGAGAAAGAGCGAGATGAGGCGCATTTAACTGTCCTGTTAAACAATTCTGAAGTATTTCCTTATATAATGTAA
- the LOC141696306 gene encoding uncharacterized protein LOC141696306, translating into MDVEGEKWVTLPKYSDRYRKGVEAFVNQAFSRYAVGNQLKCPCKKCGNRFWSGAKAIHEHLVCNGHCPHSVEWIYDVSTHEIDRVADEMDINIGLGLGDEFDAMIHNAYGTNDVTDHVGRTRLKHDARKFYRLVKEGGQPLYPECKKFIRLSFFVRLYQLKCIHGFRESGFSDLLELINEVFPHVNLPSSFSAAKGMIKDLGLDYQKIHACPNDCMLFWAENERLENCAKCGTSRWRVVEKKSKARSDANIELASNPKIPAKVMRYFPLKPRLQRMFLSSDFSSSMTWHALSRKKDGRLRHPTDGKGWKSMDSKYPEFAAEMRNVRLGLATDSFNPYGSMNISHSTWPVVLVIYNRPHG; encoded by the coding sequence ATGGATGTTGAAGGAGAGAAATGGGTAACACTTCCCAAGTACAGTGATAGATATAGGAAAGGAGTTGAAGCTTTTGTTAACCAAGCATTTTCCCGATATGCCGTAGGAAACCAGCTTAAGTGCCCTTGTAAGAAATGTGGTAATCGTTTTTGGAGTGGTGCTAAGGCTATACACGAACATCTAGTCTGTAATGGTCATTGTCCCCATTCCGTTGAATGGATTTACGATGTCTCAACCCATGAGATAGATAGGGTTGCTGATGAGATGGATATTAATATAGGTCTAGGTCTTGGAGATGAATTTGATGCTATGATACACAATGCATATGGTACTAATGACGTTACTGACCACGTTGGTAGAACAAGACTAAAGCATGATGCAAGGAAATTTTATCGCCTTGTTAAGGAGGGTGGACAACCGTTATATCCCGAGTGCAAAAAATTTATTCGATTAAGTTTCTTTGTTAGGCTTTATCAACTAAAGTGCATTCATGGATTTAGAGAATCAGGATTTAGTGACTTACTTGAATTGATAAATGAGGTTTTCCCTCATGTAAATCTTCCGTCTTCTTTTAGTGCGGCAAAGGGTATGATTAAAGACCTAGGACTTGATTACCAAAAGATACATGCATGTCCAAATGACTGCATGCTCTTTTGGGCAGAAAACGAGAGGCTGGAGAATTGTGCTAAGTGTGGAACATCAAGATGGAGAGTAGTTGAAAAGAAGTCGAAGGCCAGGTCTGATGCAAACATAGAACTAGCATCGAATCCTAAAATCCCGGCTAAAGTGATGAGATACTTCCCTTTAAAGCCAAGGCTGCAGAGAATGTTCTTGAGCTCTGATTTCTCGAGCTCAATGACATGGCATGCTTTATCACGAAAGAAAGATGGACGGTTAAGGCATCCGACTGATGGAAAGGGTTGGAAGTCGATGGACAGTAAATATCCTGAATTTGCTGCCGAAATGCGAAATGTCCGATTGGGTTTAGCGACAGACAGTTTCAATCCATATGGATCAATGAACATATCTCATAGCACCTGGCCAGTAGTGCTCGTAATTTATAACCGCCCCCATGGTTAA